A segment of the Georgenia sp. M64 genome:
CTCGTGGATCCCGCCCGGCGCCAGCTCGAGGACCTTGAGGCCGCTGAAGGCCCACCCGGCCCGCTCGGGGGTGACGTCCACCGAGTACGGGCCGTGGCCGGTGGTGCCGGCGCGCAGGAGGATCTCGCTCACGGTCACCTCATGACCTCCACGGCGGCGTCGACGGCGCCGGCGACGTCGTCGCCGGGCGGGTAGAGCAGGGAGCGGCCGATGACCAGGCCCGTCACCGAGGGGATGGCCAGCGCCCGGGCCCAGCCGGCGCGGGCGGCCCCGGCGTCGGGGTCGACGTCCCCGCCGAGGATGAGGGCCGGCAGGGTCGAGGCGGCCATGACGCGCTCCATGTCCGCGACGACGGGCAGCTTCAGCCACGTGTACGCCGAGGTCCGGCCCAGGCCCGACGCGATGGCGATCGAGGTGATGACGGCCTCGGGGCTGAGGTCGTTGACGACCCGGCCGCGGGCGTCACGCCGGGAGATGAACGGCTCGACCATGGCGGTGACCCCGGCCTCGGCGAGGGTGTCGACGGCGTGCGCGGCGGCCTCGAGGGCGCGCGCGCTGGCCGGGTCGGCGGGGTCGATGCGCAGGAGCATCTTGCCGCCGTCGAGGCCCGAGGCGACGACGCCGCGGGCGTCGTAGCCGGTGAAGCGGTCGTCGATCTCGAACGAGGCGCCGGCCAGCCCGCCGCGGTTCATCGAGCCGTAGACGAGCTTGCCGTCCAGCGCCCCGAGGAGGGTGAGGTCCTCGACGAGGTCGGCGGTGCCGAGGAAGCCGTGCACGCCGGGCCGGGCGAGGGCCTCGACGCAGCGGCGCAGCAGGTCGCGCCGGTCCGCCATCGCTGCGGGCTCCGGGCCGGCGGCGAGCGCCCCGCGGGCGGGGTGGTCCGCGGCGATGATCATGAGCTTCTCCCCGGCCGGGACGC
Coding sequences within it:
- a CDS encoding deoxyribose-phosphate aldolase: MTTTEATLAAELAEILRIRATDPGRIAAALHERPRGRVPAGEKLMIIAADHPARGALAAGPEPAAMADRRDLLRRCVEALARPGVHGFLGTADLVEDLTLLGALDGKLVYGSMNRGGLAGASFEIDDRFTGYDARGVVASGLDGGKMLLRIDPADPASARALEAAAHAVDTLAEAGVTAMVEPFISRRDARGRVVNDLSPEAVITSIAIASGLGRTSAYTWLKLPVVADMERVMAASTLPALILGGDVDPDAGAARAGWARALAIPSVTGLVIGRSLLYPPGDDVAGAVDAAVEVMR